In the genome of Thunnus maccoyii chromosome 15, fThuMac1.1, whole genome shotgun sequence, one region contains:
- the LOC121913318 gene encoding germ cell-specific gene 1-like protein: MLEKMSRRNRSLLSLSLTSLALTLSVSAFCTSYWCEGTHKVVKPLCLSPVKMKNCGQNNSQPYTTEAPTPDPRNPASNVTLSPMQKEELARIKRKQMANAVHYIWETGEDKYMLRYFHTGFWLSCEKHNEGDDQEEKCRSFIELTPGETQGVLWLSVISEFMYIGLLAMGFLLMCVEVICLCAKREMNALKINAFAAMCTVLSGMMGMVAHMMYTTVFQMTVSIGPKDWRPQTWDYGWSFAMAWLSFSCCMAAAVATLNSYTKTLIEMKHRARVRLEEARAAARAPSYEEVVRAGGGGVYSVSQLIQLGQQGALMDPLWPRGVGPAVGPLACGAGGALLVGGGGIGVGGMGTVGMGMGGVVGGMGAVGGVGVGGMGTVGMGMGGVVGGMGAVGGGVGVVGGRLVDPHGMVVVEGCGAEGCEDCEREMDEIDYALQEEREDSLC, encoded by the exons ATGCTGGAGAAAATGTCCAGACGTAACCGTTCCCTGCTGTCCCTCTCCCTCACCTCACTGGCCCTCACCTTGTCTGTCTCGGCTTTCTGCACCTCCTATTGGTGTGAGGGAACCCACAAGGTGGTGAAACCACTCTGTCTGTCACCGGTCAAGATGAAGAACTGCGGGCAGAACAACAGCCAGCCGTACACCACAG AGGCCCCCACCCCGGACCCCAGGAACCCGGCCTCCAACGTGACGCTCTCGCCCATGCAGAAGGAGGAACTGGCCAGGATCAAGAGGAAGCAGATGGCCAATGCCGTCCACTACATCTGGGAGACAGGCGAGGACAAATACATGCTGCGCTACTTCCACACCGGCTTCTGGCTGTCCTGTGAGAAGCACAATGAAG GTGATGATCAGGAAGAAAAGTGTCGCAGCTTCATTGAGCTGACGCCGGGAGAGACACAAG GCGTCCTATGGCTGTCAGTCATCAGTGAGTTCATGTACATCGGTCTCCTGGCTATGGGCTTCCTGCTGATGTGTGTGGAAGTGATTTGCCTCTGTGCCAAGAGGGAGATGAACGCCCTCAAGATCAACGCCTTCGCCGCCATGTGCACTGTCCTCTCAG GTATGATGGGGATGGTAGCTCATATGATGTACACCACAGTGTTTCAGATGACCGTCAGCATCGGGCCTAAAGACTGGAGACCACAGACCTGGGACTATGGATGGTCCTTTGC CATGGCGTGGCTGTCCTTCAGCTGCTGCATGGCGGCAGCCGTGGCCACGCTCAACTCCTACACCAAGACCCTCATCGAGATGAAGCACCGCGCCCGTGTGAGGCTGGAGGAGGCCCGTGCTGCTGCCCGCGCCCCCTCCTATGAGGAGGTCGTTCGAGCTGGTGGTGGGGGGGTTTACTCCGTCAGCCAGCTGATTCAGCTGGGCCAGCAGGGAGCCCTCATGGACCCCCTGTGGCCCCGAGGAGTGGGCCCAGCCGTCGGACCGTTGGCGTGCGGCGCTGGAGGGGCGCTGCTTGTGGGTGGGGGAGGAATTGGAGTTGGAGGAATGGGAACTGTTGGGATGGGAATGGGAGGAGTAGTGGGAGGAATGGGAGCAGTAGGAGGGGTTGGAGTTGGAGGAATGGGAACTGTTGGGATGGGAATGGGAGGAGTAGTGGGAGGAATGGGGGCAGtaggaggag GAGTTGGGGTGGTTGGAGGAAGGCTGGTGGACCCTCATggcatggtggtggtggagggatgTGGCGCTGAGGGGTGTGAAGACTGCGAACGGGAAATGGACGAGATAGATTACGctctgcaggaggagagagaggactCACTCTGCTAA